A part of Abyssisolibacter fermentans genomic DNA contains:
- a CDS encoding S8 family serine peptidase, translated as MNKKFKRNISLFLVAMMMMLCVAPITSYADETKGSANGIYLKGMNEKIPNGLLKKGYSQNEIGPYMVNFNGPIKNEMKSGVESLGAELVEYIPDFAFLTTMTPEVAEKVKELSFVEEVMVYQPAFKIHPSLKDDSGNVKDNGEVALTILTFDDESVLDEEIAKSNGKKLGHAKNKVKVKMESKHIEKFANLNNVKYIEPVVEYVLFNDEARVIMNVDEVWNLGYDGSGQVVCVCDTGIDKGINDSSMHSDFQGKIDAIHALGRSTADDPHGHGTHVAGSVLGNGTRSNGQLKGVAPDAHLVFQSVLDSNGGLGGLPNDLNDLFAQAWNDGARIHTNSWGAASNGDYNIDAQNVDEYVWNNDMTILFAAGNEGYDKNTGNILYNSIGTPGSAKNCITVGATENNRPNMYDTYMGNLGDNINEVVAFSSRGNCEDGRIKPDIVAPGSWILSTKSSVAPVDNYWDAYNDYYAYMGGTSMATPLTAGAVAVAREYMQQEWNHTPSPAMMKAAIINGGTDMSYGYPSRDQGWGRLSLADSLVSKEYRYEDETYSLNTGENQSFTYSVESSNTPLKISLVWTDFPGSTSASKALVNDIDLKVTSPSGTIYYGNDFTAPYNSGYDRLNNVENVYIDTPETGNYTVEINGYNIPQGSQPFALFSSGDFGTPSDDTIAPTCDLTSPANGETVNETVILSADASDNEGISRVEFYVDDNKVGTDVSSPYSINWDSTTVSNGSHTILAKAFDIAGNIDTSTITVNVENEIVVSYVTDTFSERLRKSTSIDYNIDVTAAGTIDLNLTGSGFTMSLYNPSGNEVASGTSSVSYNATDVGSYRIRVTNTNTKRATFTLTATYPVIQ; from the coding sequence ATGAATAAAAAATTTAAACGTAATATCAGTTTATTTTTAGTAGCTATGATGATGATGTTATGCGTTGCACCTATAACATCGTATGCTGATGAAACTAAGGGGTCAGCTAATGGAATTTATTTAAAAGGAATGAATGAAAAAATACCAAACGGGCTTTTGAAAAAAGGTTATTCACAAAATGAAATAGGTCCATATATGGTTAATTTTAATGGACCAATAAAAAATGAAATGAAATCTGGAGTTGAAAGTTTGGGAGCAGAATTGGTTGAATATATTCCTGATTTTGCATTTTTAACTACAATGACTCCAGAAGTAGCTGAGAAAGTAAAAGAGCTTTCATTTGTAGAAGAAGTAATGGTTTATCAACCAGCTTTCAAAATACATCCATCTCTTAAAGATGATTCTGGTAATGTAAAGGATAATGGAGAAGTTGCATTAACAATACTTACATTTGATGATGAATCTGTTTTAGATGAAGAGATAGCTAAATCTAACGGTAAGAAGTTAGGACATGCTAAAAATAAAGTAAAAGTAAAAATGGAGAGCAAACATATAGAAAAATTTGCGAACCTAAATAATGTTAAATATATTGAACCAGTTGTAGAATATGTTTTATTTAATGATGAAGCTAGAGTAATTATGAATGTAGATGAAGTATGGAATCTAGGCTATGATGGTTCTGGACAAGTAGTTTGTGTTTGTGATACTGGTATTGATAAAGGTATAAATGATAGCAGTATGCATTCAGATTTCCAAGGTAAAATAGATGCTATACATGCATTAGGTAGAAGTACAGCTGATGACCCTCATGGTCATGGTACTCACGTTGCAGGATCTGTTTTAGGTAATGGAACAAGATCTAATGGACAATTAAAAGGTGTAGCTCCTGATGCACATCTTGTATTTCAATCAGTATTAGACTCTAATGGTGGTCTTGGTGGACTTCCAAATGATTTAAACGATTTATTTGCTCAAGCATGGAATGATGGTGCTCGTATCCATACAAATTCTTGGGGAGCTGCTTCTAATGGTGATTATAATATAGATGCACAGAACGTTGATGAATATGTTTGGAACAACGATATGACTATTCTTTTTGCTGCTGGCAATGAAGGTTATGATAAAAATACTGGTAACATTCTTTACAATTCTATAGGTACACCAGGTAGTGCTAAAAACTGTATTACAGTAGGTGCTACTGAAAACAATCGTCCTAATATGTATGATACTTATATGGGTAATCTTGGTGACAATATAAATGAAGTTGTTGCATTTTCAAGTCGTGGAAATTGTGAAGATGGTAGAATTAAACCTGACATAGTAGCACCTGGTTCATGGATTCTTTCTACAAAATCTTCTGTAGCACCTGTAGATAATTACTGGGATGCTTATAATGATTATTATGCATACATGGGTGGTACTTCTATGGCTACTCCATTGACTGCTGGTGCAGTAGCAGTAGCACGTGAATATATGCAACAAGAATGGAACCATACTCCAAGCCCAGCAATGATGAAAGCAGCAATTATCAATGGTGGTACTGATATGTCTTATGGATATCCAAGTCGTGATCAAGGATGGGGACGTTTAAGCCTAGCCGACTCTTTAGTCTCTAAAGAATATAGATATGAAGATGAAACATACAGCTTAAACACTGGTGAAAATCAAAGCTTTACTTATTCTGTAGAATCTAGTAATACTCCATTAAAAATTTCTTTAGTATGGACTGACTTCCCAGGTTCTACATCTGCATCTAAAGCTCTTGTTAACGATATAGACCTTAAAGTTACATCTCCTTCAGGTACTATATATTATGGTAATGATTTTACAGCTCCATATAATAGTGGATATGACCGTTTAAATAACGTAGAGAATGTTTATATTGATACTCCTGAAACTGGTAACTACACTGTTGAAATAAATGGATATAATATACCACAAGGGTCACAACCATTTGCACTTTTCTCTTCAGGAGATTTTGGTACACCAAGCGATGATACAATTGCTCCAACTTGTGATTTAACTAGTCCAGCAAATGGTGAAACTGTAAATGAAACAGTTATTTTAAGTGCAGATGCAAGCGATAATGAAGGTATAAGCAGAGTTGAATTTTATGTAGATGATAACAAAGTTGGAACAGATGTATCAAGCCCATATAGCATTAATTGGGATTCTACTACAGTAAGCAATGGTAGCCATACTATTTTGGCAAAAGCTTTTGATATAGCAGGCAATATTGATACAAGCACTATTACTGTAAATGTGGAAAATGAAATTGTTGTTTCTTATGTTACAGATACTTTTAGTGAACGTTTAAGAAAAAGTACATCTATAGATTACAATATTGATGTAACTGCAGCTGGAACTATTGACTTGAATTTAACTGGTTCTGGTTTTACAATGAGCTTGTATAACCCAAGTGGTAATGAAGTAGCTAGTGGAACATCATCAGTTTCTTACAATGCTACTGATGTTGGAAGCTATAGAATTAGAGTAACTAATACTAATACTAAAAGAGCTACATTTACTTTAACAGCAACTTATCCAGTAATTCAATAA
- the nuoE gene encoding NADH-quinone oxidoreductase subunit NuoE, which translates to MKCCCNSKINNADAEIINPILDKYKNIDGSLISILQEVQSKYNYLPIEILGYISEKTGIKKAKILGVASFYTQFRLNPVGKHVIMLCQGTACHVNGSKAIEKAIYEELGIKDGQTTDDNMFTLENVACLGCCSLSPVMMVDGETFGKLTPDKAKKIIREIKIREIKEV; encoded by the coding sequence ATGAAATGTTGTTGTAATAGTAAAATTAACAATGCTGATGCCGAAATAATCAATCCAATTCTTGATAAATATAAGAATATTGATGGCAGTTTAATCAGTATACTTCAAGAAGTACAAAGTAAATATAATTATTTGCCTATAGAAATACTTGGGTATATATCAGAAAAAACCGGTATAAAAAAAGCTAAGATACTTGGAGTAGCTTCATTCTATACGCAGTTTAGACTTAATCCTGTTGGAAAACATGTAATTATGTTATGTCAAGGAACAGCTTGCCATGTTAATGGTTCAAAAGCTATAGAAAAAGCAATATATGAAGAACTTGGCATAAAAGATGGACAAACTACTGACGATAATATGTTTACATTAGAAAATGTTGCATGTTTAGGATGTTGTAGTTTATCACCCGTAATGATGGTTGATGGAGAAACCTTTGGTAAATTAACTCCTGATAAAGCTAAAAAAATTATAAGAGAAATAAAAATTAGAGAAATTAAGGAGGTGTAG
- a CDS encoding helix-turn-helix domain-containing protein has protein sequence MESVDIGSKIQEFRMSKNLTIKDLAQKSGITSSMLSQIEKKQTNPSINTLKQISIALEVPLFFFFMGDEEKEHKIVHPNNRKRIGFPDQNEFKYELLTPDTNGTIEFCLMTIPPNNIHPNDISHIGEEVAYIMYGEVSLYLDSVEYIMCKGDSIRIKANVKHKWINSSNDKAIVIFAITPPTF, from the coding sequence ATGGAAAGTGTTGATATAGGAAGTAAAATTCAAGAGTTTAGAATGAGTAAAAATTTAACTATTAAAGATTTGGCTCAAAAGTCTGGTATAACATCATCCATGTTAAGTCAAATAGAAAAAAAGCAAACCAATCCATCAATTAATACGTTAAAACAAATATCTATAGCATTGGAAGTCCCCTTATTTTTCTTTTTTATGGGAGATGAAGAAAAAGAACATAAAATAGTACATCCAAATAACCGAAAAAGAATTGGATTTCCGGATCAAAATGAATTTAAATATGAGCTTTTAACTCCAGATACAAATGGAACCATAGAATTTTGTTTAATGACTATTCCACCAAATAATATTCATCCTAATGATATAAGCCATATAGGTGAAGAAGTAGCATATATAATGTATGGAGAAGTAAGTTTGTATTTAGATTCTGTAGAATACATAATGTGCAAAGGTGACAGCATTAGGATTAAAGCAAATGTAAAGCATAAGTGGATAAATTCATCGAATGATAAGGCTATTGTTATATTCGCTATAACACCGCCTACATTTTAA
- a CDS encoding D-serine ammonia-lyase, producing the protein MNKKIYSKIEESLQKGEEICWINDKKIDFSAYDSPFETSDIDNAENRLHRFLSYIQAEFPEVKDGIIESPLQEISQMKNAMNEKYNLIIKGRLMIKRDDLLPIAGSVKARGGIYEILKYAEKLAIENNLITPEDDYIRFREPKFKELFSKYTVQVGSTGNLGLSIGIMSAAMGFNAVVHMSDDAKEWKKKRLRDNGVKVIEHTCNYEKAVDSGRKESANDKYSYFVDDERSKDLFLGYSVAGRRLKKQLCDMKIQVNEKSPLFVYIPCGIGGAPGGITYGLKTEFGDNVHCFFVEPTNAPCMLLGMVSGLHDKICVQDIGISGKTEADGLAVGRPSMFIGKIMDNILSGLFTVKDNKLVEYLKLLYNTENIYLEPSATAAFKCIEDIMSNIACLDYLNKHKNIDVNNITHIVWATGGKFVPEEIKKQHLNNMN; encoded by the coding sequence GTGAATAAAAAAATATATAGCAAAATTGAAGAGAGTCTTCAAAAAGGAGAGGAAATTTGCTGGATTAATGATAAAAAAATTGATTTTTCTGCTTATGATTCACCATTTGAAACTAGTGACATAGATAATGCAGAAAATCGTTTACATAGATTTTTATCATATATTCAAGCAGAGTTTCCAGAAGTAAAAGATGGTATAATAGAATCCCCTTTACAAGAAATTTCACAAATGAAAAATGCAATGAATGAAAAATATAATTTGATTATTAAAGGGCGTTTAATGATTAAGAGAGATGATTTGCTTCCTATTGCAGGTTCTGTTAAGGCAAGGGGAGGAATATATGAAATTCTTAAATATGCTGAAAAATTAGCAATAGAAAATAATTTGATTACACCAGAAGATGATTATATTCGTTTTAGAGAGCCTAAGTTTAAAGAATTATTTAGTAAATATACCGTTCAAGTTGGTTCAACCGGAAATCTTGGACTAAGTATAGGTATAATGAGTGCAGCGATGGGATTCAATGCAGTTGTTCATATGTCAGATGATGCAAAAGAGTGGAAAAAGAAAAGGCTTAGAGATAATGGTGTGAAAGTTATTGAGCATACTTGTAACTATGAAAAAGCTGTTGATAGTGGTCGTAAGGAATCGGCAAATGATAAATATAGTTATTTTGTTGATGATGAAAGATCTAAAGATTTATTTTTGGGATACAGTGTTGCTGGAAGAAGATTAAAAAAACAATTATGTGACATGAAGATACAAGTTAATGAAAAATCACCATTGTTTGTTTATATACCTTGTGGAATAGGAGGAGCTCCAGGAGGTATAACATATGGCTTGAAAACTGAATTTGGAGATAATGTTCATTGTTTTTTTGTAGAGCCAACTAATGCTCCTTGTATGTTATTAGGAATGGTGTCAGGTTTGCATGATAAGATATGTGTACAGGATATAGGAATATCAGGTAAAACAGAGGCAGATGGATTAGCAGTAGGGAGACCTTCTATGTTTATAGGGAAAATTATGGATAATATTTTAAGTGGATTGTTTACGGTTAAAGATAATAAATTGGTTGAATATTTAAAACTGCTTTATAATACAGAAAATATATATTTAGAACCTTCAGCTACTGCAGCTTTTAAATGTATAGAAGATATAATGTCAAATATAGCATGTCTTGATTATTTAAATAAACATAAAAATATTGATGTAAACAATATAACTCATATAGTTTGGGCTACTGGAGGGAAATTTGTTCCTGAAGAAATAAAAAAACAACATTTAAATAATATGAATTAA
- a CDS encoding arginase family protein has protein sequence MSGKNYSAYPFSGIPSFLRAPIATKENKLAESDYTIGIIGVPFDEGCPFVPGSRFCARAMREQSLRFSERGYYDHQDKKTYLGDELARKKMVDFGDVNIIPTDVEGSFERITEAAKKVIDKDALLIAMGGDHAITYPVVRAFKGKPIHVLHLDSHTDFLPIQPNFKNTNTHPFTHISKMEHVKSLTQVGYRSIRDFTGLDSAAQGNRVIGMEEFRELGPKGIANILPEGEPCYVSIDIDVLDSSLVPGCVSAEPNGMMYAELRDILAEVAKHNQIVGFDMVEVSPDLDVGTNITSYLATQIVVEFLGKICDQPYWKKRYDE, from the coding sequence ATGTCTGGTAAAAATTATAGTGCATACCCTTTTTCTGGGATACCTTCATTTTTAAGAGCACCTATTGCAACTAAAGAAAATAAATTGGCTGAAAGTGATTATACTATTGGTATTATAGGTGTTCCGTTTGACGAGGGATGTCCTTTTGTACCTGGCTCAAGATTTTGTGCAAGAGCAATGAGAGAGCAATCATTAAGATTTAGTGAAAGAGGATATTATGATCATCAAGATAAAAAAACTTATCTAGGAGATGAATTGGCTAGGAAAAAAATGGTTGATTTTGGAGATGTAAATATTATCCCTACCGATGTTGAAGGAAGTTTTGAAAGAATAACTGAAGCAGCAAAAAAAGTTATTGATAAAGATGCATTGCTTATAGCCATGGGAGGAGATCATGCAATAACTTATCCTGTTGTAAGGGCGTTCAAAGGAAAACCTATTCATGTTTTACATTTAGATTCCCATACTGATTTTTTACCGATACAACCAAATTTTAAAAATACCAATACTCACCCTTTTACGCATATTAGTAAAATGGAGCATGTAAAAAGTTTAACGCAAGTAGGATATAGAAGTATTAGGGACTTCACTGGATTAGATTCAGCTGCTCAAGGAAACAGAGTAATAGGAATGGAAGAATTTAGAGAGTTGGGACCAAAAGGTATTGCTAATATTTTACCTGAAGGTGAACCATGTTATGTTTCAATTGATATTGATGTTTTAGATTCTTCACTTGTTCCTGGTTGTGTTTCTGCAGAACCAAATGGAATGATGTATGCAGAGTTAAGAGATATATTGGCAGAGGTGGCAAAGCACAACCAAATTGTTGGTTTTGATATGGTAGAAGTTTCACCAGACCTAGATGTTGGAACAAATATAACATCTTACTTAGCAACACAAATTGTTGTAGAATTTTTAGGTAAGATATGTGATCAACCTTATTGGAAGAAGAGATATGATGAATAG
- a CDS encoding NADH-quinone oxidoreductase subunit NuoF produces the protein MKIIIGQGSCGIAAGANKVYKKCVDIIKENDLDIEIAITGCIGMCHLEPIVDVIDNNNQKTTYVNVTEDIISNIIRLHQSNEQCKDYIIKEKDLEILNKQKRITLRNCGIINPENIEEYIAKDGYKAAKLCVNSLKQNDIISIIKEAGLRGRGGAGFPTWFKWNAAKQSQGNEKYMVCNADEGDPGAFMDRSVLEGDPHSLIEGMIIGACAIGANTGVVYVRAEYPLAIIRLEIALKQARAKGYLGKNIFGREGFDFDLRIKAGAGAFVCGEETALIASLEGERGMPRLKPPFPAQKGYWGKPTNINNVETLANVPWIVLNGAKAFSELGTEKSKGTKVFALTGKINKGGLVEVPMGMTLREIIFDIGGGIKDGKKFKAVQMGGPSGGCIPAHLLDTPVDYDSINATGAIMGSGGMVVMDETTCMVDMARFFLDFTRKESCGKCTYCRIGTKRMLEILTRICNGEGKDGDIELLEELGAKIKEGALCGLGQTAPNPVLSTIRYFREEYEDHIYNKKCPAKQCQNLLIYSIDEDKCKGCTLCAKNCPVGAITGVVKQAHKIDTTKCIKCGLCAENCNFDAIKVN, from the coding sequence ATGAAAATTATTATTGGACAAGGTAGTTGTGGTATAGCCGCTGGTGCAAATAAAGTGTATAAGAAATGTGTAGATATAATAAAAGAAAATGATTTAGATATAGAAATAGCAATTACAGGATGTATTGGTATGTGTCACTTAGAGCCTATTGTTGATGTAATAGACAATAATAACCAAAAAACAACTTATGTCAATGTAACTGAAGATATTATAAGTAATATTATCAGACTGCATCAATCTAATGAACAATGTAAAGATTACATAATTAAAGAAAAAGATTTAGAAATCTTAAATAAACAAAAAAGGATAACTTTAAGAAATTGTGGGATTATTAATCCAGAAAATATTGAAGAATACATAGCTAAAGATGGATATAAAGCGGCTAAGCTTTGTGTTAATAGTTTAAAACAAAATGATATTATTTCTATTATCAAAGAAGCTGGTTTACGTGGTAGAGGTGGCGCTGGTTTTCCAACTTGGTTTAAATGGAATGCTGCAAAACAGTCTCAAGGTAATGAAAAATATATGGTATGTAATGCTGATGAAGGTGACCCAGGTGCTTTTATGGATAGAAGTGTACTTGAAGGAGACCCTCATAGTTTAATAGAAGGTATGATAATAGGTGCTTGTGCTATTGGTGCTAACACAGGGGTTGTATATGTTAGAGCAGAATATCCTCTAGCAATAATACGACTTGAGATTGCTTTAAAACAAGCAAGAGCAAAGGGTTATTTAGGTAAAAATATCTTTGGTAGAGAAGGCTTTGATTTTGATCTTAGGATTAAGGCTGGAGCTGGAGCATTTGTATGTGGTGAAGAAACTGCACTTATCGCTTCATTGGAAGGCGAAAGAGGTATGCCTAGACTTAAACCTCCTTTCCCAGCACAAAAAGGTTATTGGGGAAAACCAACAAATATCAATAATGTTGAAACATTGGCAAATGTACCATGGATAGTTTTAAATGGTGCTAAAGCCTTTTCAGAGCTTGGTACTGAAAAAAGTAAAGGTACAAAAGTATTTGCTCTAACTGGTAAGATTAATAAAGGCGGATTAGTAGAAGTTCCAATGGGAATGACACTTAGAGAAATAATATTTGATATTGGCGGCGGAATAAAAGATGGCAAAAAATTTAAAGCAGTACAAATGGGAGGTCCTTCAGGAGGTTGTATTCCTGCTCATTTACTAGATACACCAGTAGATTATGATTCAATAAATGCTACTGGAGCTATCATGGGTTCTGGTGGAATGGTTGTTATGGATGAAACCACTTGTATGGTTGATATGGCTAGATTTTTCTTAGATTTTACTAGAAAAGAGTCATGTGGTAAATGTACATACTGTAGAATAGGTACTAAAAGAATGTTAGAAATCCTTACAAGAATATGTAATGGTGAAGGAAAAGATGGTGATATTGAGCTTTTAGAAGAATTAGGAGCTAAAATAAAAGAAGGAGCTTTATGTGGTTTAGGACAAACAGCACCTAATCCTGTATTAAGTACAATTAGATATTTTAGAGAAGAATATGAAGATCATATATACAATAAGAAATGTCCTGCTAAGCAGTGTCAAAATTTACTGATCTATAGTATAGATGAAGATAAGTGTAAAGGTTGTACATTATGTGCTAAAAACTGTCCAGTTGGAGCAATTACTGGAGTAGTTAAACAAGCTCATAAGATTGATACTACTAAGTGCATTAAATGTGGATTATGCGCCGAAAATTGTAATTTTGACGCTATTAAAGTGAATTAG